A region of Salvia splendens isolate huo1 chromosome 17, SspV2, whole genome shotgun sequence DNA encodes the following proteins:
- the LOC121773510 gene encoding twinkle homolog protein, chloroplastic/mitochondrial-like — protein sequence MFFLPPRKILLSPSSKSSRIIAMGSKNFLLQKSPAAPATYACLQSLHDSSNSSPRTLLFDSYSRKCSRLFAIPKQLQLNYQRANRYSYTPYSAMPIPRPISDVNVETLEKQFVDEKKLMMLKQKLQEIGIDGSSCKPGQYNGLVCPSCKGGETNEKCLSLRVTEDGGAAVWTCFRAKCGWKGATRAFAGVNSTYSAMSKTKIKQPKRTITEESLGLESLCSELLAYFAERMISGETLRRNAVMQKRTGDQIAIAFTYQRNGELVSCKYRDITKKFWQEANTEKVFYGLDDIKEASDVIIVEGEMDKLAMEEAGFKNCVSVPDGAPPKVSAKELPTEEKDTKYQYLWNCKEYTEKASRIILATDGDPPGQALAEELARRLGRERCWRIKWPKKNDTEYFKDANEVLMYMGPDALKEVIENAELYPIKGLFNFRDYFDEIDDYYNQSLGFELGVSTGWRALNELYNVVPGELTIVTGVPNSGKSEWIDALLCNLNHSVGWKFALCSMENQVREHGRKLLEKHIKKPFFDVRYGEHVERMSTEELERGKKWLSDSFSLIRCENDSLPSIRWVLELAKIAVMRHGVSGLVIDPYNELDHQRPPNQTETEYVSQMLTQVKRFAQHHSCHVWFVAHPRQLHNWIGGPPNMYDISGSAHFINKCDNGIVIHRNRDPDAGPMDLVQVCVRKVRNKVIGTIGDAYLSYNRVTGEYGDIDVTGLLSKRKRGP from the exons atGTTTTTTCTACCGCCTCGTAAAATTTTGCTTAGTCCTTCCTCGAAGAGTAGCAGAATTATTGCCATGGGTTCCAAAAATTTTCTGCTTCAGAAATCGCCGGCTGCTCCGGCTACTTACGCCTGCTTACAATCGCTCCATGATTCTTCTAATTCTTCGCCGAGAACACTTCTTTTTGACTCATACAGTCGGAAATGCTCGAGGCTTTTTGCTATTCCGAAGCAATTGCAGCTGAATTACCAGAGGGCTAATCGCTACAGTTATACGCCCTATTCCGCCATGCCTATTCCGAGACCGA TTTCTGATGTCAATGTTGAGACTCTGGAGAAGCAATTCGTTGATGAAAAGAAGCTGATGATGTTAAAGCAGAAGTTACAGGAAATTGGAATTGATGGCAGTTCGTGCAAGCCGGGACAATACAATGGTTTAGTTTGTCCAAGT TGTAAAGGCGGGGAGACAAATGAGAAATGCCTTTCGCTTCGTGTCACTGAAGATGG CGGTGCAGCAGTGTGGACCTGCTTTCGCGCTAAATGTGGGTGGAAGGGCGCTACCCGT GCCTTTGCAGGTGTAAACTCAACTTATTCAGCTATGAGTAAAACCAAAATAAAGCAACCAAAAAGAACAATCACAGAGGAGAGTTTAGGACTGGAATCTTTGTGTAGTGAG CTACTTGCATATTTTGCTGAGCGCATGATCTCTGGAGAAACCCTACGGAGAAATGCTGTTATGCAGAAAAGGACGGGAGATCAG ATTGCTATTGCTTTCACTTACCAAAGAAATGGAGAGCTTGTAAGCTGCAAGTATCGTGATATTACCAAAAAGTTTTGGCAG GAAGCAAATACTGAAAAAGTATTTTATGGACTCGATGATATAAAGGAAGCAAGTGACGTAATTATT GTTGAGGGTGAAATGGACAAGCTTGCTATGGAAGAAGCAGGCTTCAAGAATTGTGTGAGTGTTCCTGATGGAGCGCCTCCAAAAGTTTCGGCAAAGGAACTGCCCACAGAAGAAAAG GACACGAAGTATCAGTATCTATGGAACTGCAAAGAATATACTGAAAAG GCATCTCGCATAATTCTTGCAACTGATGGTGATCCTCCTGGTCAAGCCTTGGCAGAAGAACTTGCACGGCGCCTGGGAAGAGAAAG GTGCTGGAGAATCAAATGGCCAAAAAAGAATGATACTGAATATTTTAAAGATGCAAATGAG GTGCTTATGTATATGGGCCCTGATGCACTAAAGGAAGTCATTGAAAACGCAGAGCTTTATCCAATAAAAGGGTTGTTTAATTTTAGGGATTACTTTGACGAGATTGATGACTATTATAACCAGTCTCTTGGTTTTGAGCTTGGCGTTTCAACAGGATGGAGGGCCCTCAATGAATTATACAAT GTTGTGCCTGGGGAATTGACAATTGTAACGGGGGTTCCAAACTCAGGCAAGAGTGAATGGATCGATGCTCTATTATGCAATCTCAATCATAGTGTAGGCTGGAAATTTGCACTATGTTCAATGGAAAATCAG GTTAGGGAGCATGGAAGAAAACTCTTGGAGAAACATATAAAAAAGCCTTTCTTCGATGTTAG GTATGGGGAACATGTTGAGAGGATGAGCACCGAGGAACTGGAGCGAGGAAAGAAATGGCTCAGCGATTCATTTTCTCTAATCAG GTGTGAGAACGATTCCCTTCCAAGTATACGTTGGGTTCTTGAACTCGCAAAAATAGCAGTTATGCGCCATGGCGTTAGTGGGCTCGTAATTGATCCATACAATGAACTAGATCATCAACGCCCTCCTAATCA GACCGAGACTGAATACGTGAGTCAGATGCTGACCCAAGTGAAGCGGTTTGCTCAGCATCATTCATGCCATGTTTGGTTTGTTGCTCATCCAAGACAG TTGCATAATTGGATTGGAGGCCCTCCGAACATGTACGACATCAGTGGGAGCGCTCACTTCATAAACAAGTGCGACAATGGAATTGTTATCCATCGTAACAGGGACCCGGACGCTGGCCCCATGGACTTAGTTCAG GTTTGTGTGCGGAAAGTACGTAATAAAGTTATAGGAACCATTGGAGACGCCTATTTGTCATATAACAG GGTTACTGGTGAGTACGGGGATATTGATGTGACGGGCCTCCTATCTAAGCGCAAGCGTGGTCCTTAA
- the LOC121775407 gene encoding berberine bridge enzyme-like 18, protein MSPPLTLALTLTFLSLISTNLFLSEAASSNNQTYNNFLECLTDQFQRSNSSTNTIFTPQNATYASLLPSQNLRQTSALPEKPDLIVTPLRVSDIQGAIRCSRILGLQIKVKSGGHDYEGLSYASASAPFVIVDMINFQSVTIDEKAKTARVQAGATIGQLYYAISRTSRTLAFPAGVCPTVGVGGHLSGGGYSMMSRKHSLAADHIVDALLINADGEVLDQRAMDKDLFWAIRGGGGTSFGIILEFTVTLVTVPETITVFNVTRTLEENATDLVDKWQHVADKIDENLLIRLFVNPTNSPTTGNRTIAASFTSLYLGRASDLLPAMGGKFPELGLTEQDCVEMSWAESLLFFANIDNQTLDVLTDRPAQGGPGSYFKGKSDFVSAPIPVSGLREMWRFLLEGRGGVELEMSPFGGALSAYSDEETPFPHRKGNAFMIHYGVGWAFANEAEGRLGWIRGLYAYMARHVTRNPRGAYVNYRDLDLGRNGEGNTSFGEARVWGERYFKNNFRKLVSVKTRVDPSNFFRNEQSIPPLAENVV, encoded by the exons ATGTCTCCTCCTCTTACTCTTGCTCTCACTCTCACATTTCTCTCCTTAATTTCCACAAACCTCTTCCTCTCCGAAGCTGCTTCATCCAACAATCAAACCTACAACAATTTCCTCGAATGCCTAACCGATCAATTCCAACGCTCAAACTCATCTACCAACACAATCTTCACCCCTCAAAATGCAACCTACGCCTCCCTCTTACCCTCACAAAATCTCCGCCAAACTTCCGCCTTGCCGGAGAAGCCCGACCTCATCGTCACCCCACTCCGCGTGTCCGACATCCAGGGAGCAATCCGCTGCTCCCGGATTCTCGGCCTTCAAATCAAGGTCAAGAGCGGCGGCCACGACTACGAAGGCCTTTCCTACGCCTCAGCCTCGGCGCCGTTCGTGATTGTAGACATGATAAACTTCCAATCGGTAACCATCGACGAGAAGGCGAAAACTGCACGTGTGCAGGCCGGAGCGACCATCGGGCAGCTCTACTACGCAATCTCCCGCACAAGCAGGACTCTCGCTTTTCCTGCCGGCGTCTGCCCCACCGTGGGCGTCGGCGGCCACTTAAGCGGTGGAGG GTACAGCATGATGTCGCGCAAACACTCCCTGGCCGCCGACCACATCGTCGACGCCTTACTAATCAACGCAGACGGCGAGGTCCTAGACCAGCGAGCCATGGACAAAGATCTGTTCTGGGCAAT caGAGGCGGCGGAGGCACAAGCTTCGGGATCATTCTAGAATTCACGGTGACACTAGTCACCGTCCCGGAAACCATTACCGTCTTCAACGTGACACGAACGTTGGAAGAGAACGCGACCGATCTCGTCGACAAATGGCAGCACGTCGCCGACAAAATCGACGAGAATCTCCTCATCAGGCTATTCGTAAACCCTACCAACTCCCCGACGACCGGAAACCGCACAATCGCAGCTTCCTTCACGTCGCTGTACCTAGGAAGGGCAAGCGATCTTTTACCGGCCATGGGTGGAAAATTTCCTGAACTCGGATTGACCGAGCAAGACTGCGTTGAGATGAGCTGGGCCGAATCCCTCCTCTTCTTTGCGAACATCGACAACCAAACCCTAGATGTTTTGACGGACCGGCCGGCGCAAGGCGGCCCCGGCTCCTACTTCAAAGGAAAGTCCGACTTCGTTAGCGCTCCGATCCCGGTGAGCGGGCTGAGGGAGATGTGGAGGTTTCTTCTAGAAGGACGAGGAGGTGTCGAATTAGAGATGAGCCCTTTCGGGGGGGCTCTGAGCGCTTATTCCGATGAGGAAACGCCGTTTCCTCATCGGAAAGGGAATGCGTTCATGATCCATTATGGTGTGGGATGGGCGTTCGCGAACGAAGCAGAAGGGCGGCTTGGTTGGATCAGAGGGCTCTACGCATACATGGCGCGCCATGTCACCCGGAACCCGAGGGGTGCGTACGTGAATTATAGGGATCTTGATTTGGGGAGGAATGGTGAAGGGAATACTAGTTTTGGAGAGGCTAGGGTTTGGGGGGAGAGGTATTTTAAGAACAATTTTAGGAAATTGGTTAGTGTGAAGACAAGAGTCGACCCCTCGAATTTTTTCAGAAACGAGCAAAGTATTCCTCCCTTGGCTGAAAATGTTGTGTGA
- the LOC121773490 gene encoding berberine bridge enzyme-like 25, with protein sequence MAPLRTITLLLLIFANISSFVICSTPADHGYDDFLECLIDQFERSNSATDIIYTPRNATYASLLLAQNLRPASAAPERPDLIVTPLHVSEIQAAVSCSRKLGLQIRVRSGGHDYEGLSYTSAGAPFVVVDMRNFRSVTVDAGAKTAWIQVGATLGQLYYTLSRESDTLAFPAGVCPTVGIGGHFSGGGYGMISRRHALAADNIVDARLVNAAGKVVDRSTMGEDLFWAIRGGGGTSFGIVLEFKVKLVTVPEIVTVFNVTRTLEENAAELIGKWQEIADKVDENLLLRLFLNPDISPATGKNTVAASFTSLYLGTAEELLPIMQKEFPELGLQKNDCLEMRWIDTILYMSGLQNQTLETLIDRTPQGFFLRSYFKGKSDFVSDPIPATGLNEMWKLLEGEDGVQVQFSPYGGALSKFSESETPFPHRRGTRFMIHYGVSWADPDESGSRIDWIRRLYNVTEPYVMRNPRAAYFNYRDLDIGRNNEGNTSYEQARVWGMSYFKGNFRRLVRVKTKFDPSNFFRNEQSIPPLVSE encoded by the coding sequence atggCGCCTCTTCGTACCATCACATTGCTCTTATTAATTTTCGCAAATATCTCATCCTTCGTAATTTGTTCGACTCCGGCAGATCATGGATACGACGATTTTCTCGAATGCCTCATCGATCAATTCGAACGATCGAACTCGGCTACCGATATAATCTACACGCCTCGAAACGCGACATACGCGTCTCTTTTACTAGCGCAAAATCTCCGTCCGGCCTCCGCCGCCCCGGAGAGACCCGACCTCATCGTGACCCCACTCCACGTGTCGGAAATCCAGGCCGCTGTCTCCTGCTCGCGGAaactcggcctccagatccggGTCCGGAGCGGCGGCCACGACTATGAAGGGCTCTCCTACACTTCTGCAGGAGCGCCCTTCGTAGTCGTCGACATGCGGAACTTCCGTTCCGTCACCGTCGACGCCGGGGCGAAAACTGCCTGGATCCAAGTCGGCGCGACGCTCGGGCAGCTCTACTACACGCTTTCCCGGGAAAGCGACACGCTCGCTTTCCCGGCAGGCGTGTGCCCGACGGTCGGCATCGGAGGGCACTTCAGCGGCGGAGGGTACGGCATGATCTCGCGCCGCCACGCCCTCGCCGCCGACAACATCGTCGACGCGAGACTGGTCAACGCCGCCGGCAAGGTCGTTGACCGGTCAACTATGGGCGAGGATCTATTCTGGGCGATCCGAGGCGGCGGAGGGACGAGCTTCGGGATCGTTCTAGAGTTCAAAGTGAAGCTAGTCACCGTCCCGGAGATAGTCACCGTTTTCAACGTGACACGAACGCTGGAAGAGAACGCGGCCGAGCTTATCGGAAAATGGCAGGAGATCGCCGATAAAGTCGACGAAAATCTCCTCCTCCGCCTTTTTCTGAATCCGGATATTTCTCCGGCGACCGGAAAAAATACTGTGGCAGCTTCTTTTACATCCCTTTACCTCGGCACGGCCGAGGAACTTCTTCCGATAATGCAGAAGGAGTTCCCCGAGCTCGGATTACAGAAAAACGACTGCCTCGAAATGAGATGGATCGACACCATACTATACATGTCCGGTTTACAAAACCAAACCCTAGAAACCCTAATCGACCGGACGCCACAGGGCTTCTTCCTGCGCTCGTATTTCAAAGGAAAGTCGGACTTCGTGAGCGATCCGATCCCGGCTACCGGCCTAAACGAGATGTGGAAGCTTCTAGAAGGAGAGGACGGCGTGCAGGTGCAGTTCAGCCCTTACGGGGGGGCGCTGAGCAAGTTCTCCGAGTCCGAAACCCCTTTTCCGCACCGGAGAGGGACGCGGTTCATGATCCATTACGGGGTTTCGTGGGCCGACCCGGATGAATCCGGGTCGCGCATTGATTGGATCAGGCGGCTGTATAATGTGACGGAGCCGTATGTGATGAGGAATCCGAGGGCGGCGTATTTCAACTACCGAGATCTCGATATTGGGAGGAATAATGAAGGGAACACTAGCTATGAACAGGCTAGGGTTTGGGGGATGAGTTATTTTAAGGGGAATTTTAGGAGATTGGTTCGTGTGAAGACTAAATTTGACCCCTCGAACTTTTTCAGAAACGAGCAAAGTATTCCGCCGTTGGTGTCGGAGTAG
- the LOC121775515 gene encoding berberine bridge enzyme-like 8, which produces MMKIPNISKFLLLLFLISLCLHAASAADKHQDFVECLTKKFNDYSSISSNVYTPSNSSYSSILRFSIQSLRFISDSTPKPAVIVQPEHESQIPPVIYCAKASGLQIRTRSGGHDYEGLSYVAHVPFVILDLINLDDITVDVAEKTAWVGSGATNGALYYAVAQKSPVLGFPAGVCTTIGIGGHISGGGYGTLMRKHGLAADQVIDARIIDVNGRILDKKSMGDDLFWAIRGGGGASFGVITAWKVKLVDVPEKVTVFSIGRTLEQNATQLVQKWQSIAPKFDHDLFVRVILVPENLSSDVQGRNKTIRAIFNSLFLGKIDTLLPLMQKSFPELGLLREDCTEMSWIESILSFAGFPIDAPEMLLNRTQPAVRYFKAKSDYVQKPIPESGLEGIWRLMFEAVADQSVIIFSPYGGRMDEIPASATPFPHRAGNLYKIQHLIFWDESENQDSESYISWMRRLYKYLTPYVSCSPRQAYLNYRDLDIGVNNPKGKTSYARASVWGKKYFLDNFDRLVRVKTMVDPKNFFRNEQSIPPLH; this is translated from the coding sequence ATGATGAAGATTCCAAACATTTccaaatttcttcttcttctttttctcatcTCCTTGTGTTTACACGCAGCTTCTGCTGCGGATAAGCACCAAGATTTTGTTGAATGTCTAACCAAAAAATTCAACGACTATTCTTCGATTTCAAGCAACGTTTACACCCCTTCAAACTCATCCTACTCTTCCATCCTCCGATTCTCCATCCAAAGCCTAAGATTCATCTCCGATTCCACTCCGAAACCGGCTGTCATCGTACAGCCGGAGCACGAATCTCAAATCCCTCCGGTTATCTACTGTGCCAAAGCCAGCGGCTTGCAGATCAGAACCCGAAGCGGGGGCCATGACTACGAGGGACTATCGTACGTGGCGCATGTCCCCTTCGTGATCCTCGATTTGATCAATCTCGATGACATCACGGTCGATGTTGCGGAGAAAACCGCGTGGGTCGGATCCGGCGCGACAAACGGCGCGTTATACTATGCGGTCGCGCAAAAAAGCCCGGTTCTAGGGTTTCCGGCCGGGGTCTGTACGACGATAGGCATCGGCGGGCACATCAGCGGAGGAGGATACGGTACGCTCATGCGTAAACACGGCCTGGCTGCGGATCAGGTCATTGACGCGAGAATAATCGACGTCAACGGCAGAATCCTGGACAAGAAATCAATGGGCGATGATTTGTTCTGGGCCATAAGAGGCGGCGGTGGGGCCAGTTTCGGCGTCATAACTGCCTGGAAGGTAAAACTGGTGGATGTTCCTGAAAAAGTCACTGTTTTCAGCATAGGCAGGACTCTGGAGCAAAATGCGACTCAACTAGTACAGAAATGGCAATCCATTGCGCCGAAATTCGACCATGATTTATTCGTGAGAGTCATCCTAGTACCGGAGAATCTTAGCTCCGACGTGCAAGGACGGAACAAGACAATTCGGGCCATATTCAACTCACTATTTCTCGGGAAAATCGACACGTTGCTGCCATTGATGCAGAAGAGCTTCCCTGAGTTAGGGTTATTGAGAGAAGACTGCACAGAGATGAGCTGGATCGAATCCATCTTATCCTTCGCGGGTTTCCCCATCGATGCACCTGAAATGCTTCTCAACAGAACTCAACCGGCGGTGAGATACTTCAAAGCGAAATCCGATTATGTGCAGAAGCCCATCCCTGAATCCGGGCTTGAAGGCATATGGAGGCTAATGTTCGAGGCGGTGGCCGACCAGTCTGTGATCATATTCAGCCCGTATGGCGGAAGGATGGATGAGATTCCGGCCTCTGCCACTCCGTTTCCTCATAGGGCCGGAAACTTGTACAAGATCCAACACCTCATATTTTGGGACGAGAGCGAGAATCAAGATTCCGAGAGCTATATAAGCTGGATGAGGAGGCTTTACAAGTACTTGACTCCTTATGTGTCGTGCTCGCCTAGACAAGCGTACCTCAACTACAGAGATCTCGACATTGGTGTCAATAACCCTAAAGGGAAGACGAGCTATGCACGAGCGAGCGTTTGGggtaaaaagtattttttggATAATTTCGATCGTCTTGTTCGTGTGAAGACAATGGTTGATCCGAAGAATTTCTTCAGGAACGAACAAAGCATTCCACCGTTGCACTGA
- the LOC121774691 gene encoding transcription factor bHLH53-like — protein MALSYYPNWPEFSAAIDDPDLQSLSFNPDDYLVDPNDSSFCNSLLLSDFDHTTTQPPPFFPLSKRQKFCDSQQFFDYQPPEFFIPAPAPTEFPAADFGVRVKEERGGGGSLSAQSIAARQRRRRITVKTQELGKLVPGGTKMNTAEMLQSAYKYIKFLQAQVALLGLAGSLHREESPLEDEEEFQNLLESPLIQEKLYSTEHCLVPQKLVEQHQLLKSNPHFLEMDN, from the exons ATGGCGCTGAGCTACTACCCAAACTGGCCGGAGTTCTCCGCCGCCATTGATGATCCCGACCTCCAATCTCTCTCATTCAACCCCGACGACTATTTGGTGGACCCCAACGACTCCTCCTTCTGCAACTCTCTCCTTCTCTCCGACTTCGATCACACAACAACTCAACCTCCGCCATTTTTCCCTCTCTCCAAACGCCAGAAGTTTTGTGATTCTCAGCAATTTTTTGATTATCAACCCCCGGAATTTTTTATTCCGGCGCCGGCGCCGACGGAATTTCCGGCGGCGGATTTTGGCGTGAGGGTGAAAGAGGAGAGGGGCGGCGGTGGGAGTTTGTCGGCGCAGAGCATTGCGGCAaggcagaggaggaggaggatcacGGTGAAGACGCAGGAGCTCGGGAAGCTGGTTCCCGGAGGGACGAAGATGAACACTGCGGAGATGCTGCAGTCGGCCTACAAATACATCAAATTCTTGCAGGCGCAGGTTGCCCTCCTCGGGTTAGCTGGCTCTCTCCATCGGGAG GAATCTCCGTTGGAAGATGAAGAGGAGTTTCAGAATCTTCTAGAATCTCCACTGATTCAAGAAAAGCTATACTCAACTGAACATTGTCTGGTTCCACAGAAGCTAGTGGAACAACATCAACTGCTCAAATCCAATCCACACTTTCTGGAAATGGATAATTGA